A stretch of the Vibrio sp. SS-MA-C1-2 genome encodes the following:
- a CDS encoding PAAR domain-containing protein gives ICGLPAAKMGDSLVCVGPPDSIVKGSSSVLISSTPAARMGDTTSHGGSIVVGAPTVQIGG, from the coding sequence AATTTGTGGATTACCAGCGGCAAAAATGGGCGACTCACTTGTTTGTGTTGGTCCGCCAGACAGTATTGTTAAAGGAAGTTCTAGCGTGCTTATCAGTAGTACACCTGCAGCTAGAATGGGGGATACAACAAGTCACGGAGGTTCAATCGTTGTTGGAGCACCCACAGTTCAAATTGGTGGTTAA